In one Nicotiana tomentosiformis chromosome 6, ASM39032v3, whole genome shotgun sequence genomic region, the following are encoded:
- the LOC104102983 gene encoding large ribosomal subunit protein eL20 gives MVTYKFHQYQVVGRALPTENDEHPKIYRMKLWATNEVRAKSKFWYYLRKLKKVKKSNGQMLAINEIFEKNPTKIKNYGIWLRYQSRTGYHNMYKEYRDTTLNGAVEQMYTEMASRHRVRHHCIQIIKTATIPAKLCKRESTKQFHDSKIKFPLVFKKVRPPSRKLKTTYKATRPNLFM, from the exons ATGGTGACCTACAAA TTTCATCAGTACCAGGTGGTGGGCAGAGCTCTGCCAACAGAGAACGATGAGCACCCAAAGATCTACCGAATGAAACTTTGGGCTACGAATGAGGTCCGTGCTAAATCCAAATTTTG GTACTACTTGAGAAAGTTGAAGAAGGTGAAGAAGAGTAATGGGCAGATGCTGGCTATTAATGAG ATCTTTGAGAAGAATCCAACTAAGATCAAGAACTATGGTATATGGCTGCGTTATCAGAGTAGAACTGGGTACCACAACATGTACAAGGAGTACCGAGATACCACTTTGAATGGAGCTGTGGAACAGATGTACACTGAGATGGCTTCACGTCACAGGGTCCGCCATCACTGCATCCAGATCATCAAGACAGCCACTATTCCAGCTAAGCTATGTAAGAGGGAGAGCACCAAGCAGTTCCATGACTCCAAAATCAAGTTCCCATTGGTGTTCAAGAAAGTCAGACCACCTAGTAGAAAACTCAAGACAACATACAAGGCTACCAGACCCAACTTGTTCATGTAA
- the LOC104102985 gene encoding non-specific lipid-transfer protein 1-like — MTNSKLVPLSLLLVCTVLVAALQTKALLSCDTVYSSLQPCIGYVLGGGTLPPDCCGGLKSLLTVAKTTLDRQSFCSCVKGVASSATPEELARANGLAGRCHARVLFKIRPDMDCSKVK; from the coding sequence ATGACTAACTCTAAATTGGTACCACTTTCTTTGCTCCTTGTTTGCACAGTGCTGGTTGCGGCACTTCAGACAAAGGCATTACTCTCATGTGACACAGTGTATAGTAGCCTCCAGCCATGCATTGGTTACGTACTTGGTGGCGGAACTCTGCCACCAGATTGTTGCGGTGGGCTTAAATCTCTCCTCACTGTCGCCAAGACCACTCTTGATCGTCAGAGTTTTTGCTCGTGCGTCAAGGGCGTTGCTTCTAGTGCCACACCCGAAGAACTCGCACGAGCCAACGGTCTGGCGGGACGATGCCACGCGCGTGTTCTTTTCAAGATTAGACCAGATATGGATTGTTCAAAGGTCAAATAA
- the LOC138894648 gene encoding uncharacterized protein: MAEELKKLTGRLDVELPEGYKPPKFEMFDGTGDPKVHLRTYCDKLVGVGKDERIRMKLFMQSLTGDAMSWYISQNPKKWVNWVSMASDFMDRFRFNTENAPDAFYIQNLKKKSTKTFREYATRWRSEAPKVRSALEEEHMNKFFVRAQDPQYYERLMVIENHKFSDIIKLGERIEEGIKSGMVTNFEALQATNKALQSGGISKKKEVGAVMVAQGPKSPLTYQIPPPTY, translated from the exons ATggcggaggaactcaagaaacttactggcaga ctaGATGTAGAActtccagagggttacaaacctcctaagttcgaaatgtttgACGGGACAGGTGATCCGAAGGTACatttgagaacatattgtgacaagctcGTAGGAGTTGGCAAAGATGAAAGAATACGCATGAAGTTGTTCATGCAGAGCCTCACTGGAGACGCcatgtcttggtacatcagtcaaaacccgaagaaatgggttaattgggtaagcatggcatcagattttatggatcggttcaggttcaATACAGAAAATGCGCCAGACGCCTTCTACATTCAGAATCTTAAAAAGAAGTCGACGaaaactttccgcgagtatgctactcggtggaggtcggAAGCTCCGAAAGTAAGGTCAGCACTGGAAGAAGAACATATGAATAAGTTCTTTGTTCGAGCTCAGGATCCGCAGTATTATGAGagactgatggttattgaaaaccataaattttctgacatcatcaaattgggagaaagaatagaagagggaATTAAGagtggaatggtgacaaattttgaagcactccaggCTACAAACAAAGCCTTACAGTCAGGCGGTATTTCTAAAAAGAAGGAAGTAGGGGCAGTGATGGTGgcccaaggtccaaagtctcctctcacataccaaatacCCCCACCCACATattag